Proteins from a genomic interval of Thermorudis peleae:
- a CDS encoding helicase-related protein: MQRGELRILVGTDAASEGLNLQRLGALINVDLPWNPTRLEQRKGRIQRIGQPRPIVFIYNLRYQGSVEDRVHRLLSARLQAIHALFGQLPDTLEDVWIALALRQEERARQIIDATPLQHPFELRYHRVTPVDWESCAAVLEKTSQLEFLRQGWK; this comes from the coding sequence GTGCAACGAGGTGAATTGCGTATTCTCGTCGGGACCGATGCTGCTTCCGAGGGACTTAACCTGCAGCGTCTTGGCGCCCTCATTAACGTTGACCTCCCGTGGAATCCGACGCGGCTTGAACAGCGCAAGGGACGCATTCAACGCATCGGGCAACCACGGCCAATAGTATTCATCTATAACCTGCGTTACCAGGGATCGGTCGAAGATCGGGTGCATCGTCTGTTATCAGCACGGCTCCAAGCAATTCATGCTCTCTTCGGACAACTTCCCGATACGCTCGAAGACGTGTGGATTGCGCTCGCTCTACGCCAAGAAGAACGGGCCCGACAAATCATCGATGCAACCCCTTTGCAGCACCCCTTCGAACTACGCTATCACCGGGTTACCCCAGTGGACTGGGAGTCGTGCGCTGCCGTACTGGAAAAGACAAGTCAGCTGGAGTTTCTGCGGCAAGGATGGAAGTAA